Proteins from a genomic interval of Trifolium pratense cultivar HEN17-A07 linkage group LG6, ARS_RC_1.1, whole genome shotgun sequence:
- the LOC123888429 gene encoding Werner Syndrome-like exonuclease: protein MPIYLVDNNGAPINTYEITIDSSHTIQTLLTSSPSQVDSWLLQTQSQSPLLVGLDIEWRPNSQRGQSNPAATLQLCTNNRCLVFQIIHSPSIPPSLLTFLANPNNRFVGVGIEADVEKLIEDYDMSVRNFVDLRNLAAEVLDDRDLLRSGIKSLGERVLGKIIEKPQRITRSRWDNPWLNADQVKYATIDAYVSFEIGRRLYSNQVIE from the exons ATGCCAATTTACCTAGTTGACAACAACGGCGCACCCATCAAC ACCTACGAAATCACAATCGATTCATCTCACACAATCCAAACCCTCTTAACCTCATCCCCTTCCCAAGTCGATTCCTGGCTCCTCCAAACCCAATCTCAATCCCCTCTCCTCGTCGGTCTCGACATCGAATGGCGTCCAAACTCCCAACGCGGCCAATCAAACCCCGCCGCCACTCTCCAACTCTGTACCAACAACCGCTGCCTCGTCTTCCAGATCATCCATTCCCCTTCCATTCCTCCTTCCCTTCTCACCTTCCTCGCTAACCCTAACAACAGATTCGTTGGTGTTGGAATTGAAGCTGATGTTGAGAAGCTTATTGAAGATTATGATATGAGTGTGAGGAATTTTGTTGATTTGAGGAACCTTGCTGCTGAGGTTCTTGATGATAGAGATTTGTTGAGAAGTGGGATTAAAAGTTTGGGTGAACGTGTTCTTGGGAAAATTATTGAGAAACCGCAGAGGATTACGAGAAGTAGATGGGATAATCCTTGGCTTAATGCTGATCAAGTGAAGTATGCTACTATTGATGCTTATGTTTCGTTTGAGATTGGTCGTCGTCTTTATTCTAATCAGGTTATTGAATGA